The following proteins are encoded in a genomic region of Enterocloster clostridioformis:
- a CDS encoding CPBP family intramembrane glutamic endopeptidase — MDIILFVSVIVYLIVTAYAGYAAIEKLKGDELSEEKRIQRYRFSFLWNVASGGVVMLLIVMGPATLEETVFRPISFLQGSHRYLAFGTWILCGLLGTVFIFQIAVFLINPTYRDSVSKQIEEKTHSGKVYDRVVNGLIPRTRREKSYFTATALAAGICEEIVFRGFLLYVLRRIFPELSPFLLAALAGTCFGAAHFYQGIKGVIKTGLLGILFGFLYISTGSLYLCMAVHFLFDISAAFLCEEDKYEV; from the coding sequence ATGGATATCATTTTATTTGTGAGTGTAATCGTCTACCTTATTGTAACAGCATATGCAGGGTATGCGGCGATAGAAAAATTAAAAGGGGACGAGCTGTCAGAAGAAAAACGGATACAAAGATACCGGTTTTCCTTTCTGTGGAATGTGGCTTCCGGGGGTGTTGTTATGTTACTTATTGTTATGGGACCGGCTACCCTGGAGGAAACAGTCTTCCGACCGATCAGCTTTTTGCAAGGAAGCCATAGGTATCTGGCGTTTGGCACATGGATTTTATGTGGTCTGCTGGGTACGGTATTTATTTTTCAAATAGCTGTGTTTTTGATAAATCCGACCTACAGGGACTCTGTTTCGAAACAGATAGAGGAAAAAACACATTCAGGGAAAGTCTATGATCGTGTTGTAAACGGACTTATTCCAAGAACCAGGCGGGAGAAGAGCTATTTTACTGCAACGGCACTGGCAGCAGGTATCTGCGAAGAGATTGTATTCAGGGGATTTTTGTTGTATGTTTTGAGGAGAATTTTCCCGGAATTATCGCCGTTTCTCCTGGCAGCTCTGGCAGGTACCTGCTTTGGGGCAGCCCATTTTTATCAAGGTATCAAAGGCGTGATAAAAACAGGGCTTCTGGGTATATTGTTCGGATTCTTGTATATCAGCACAGGTTCATTGTATTTGTGTATGGCAGTTCATTTCCTGTTTGATATTTCAGCCGCATTTTTATGTGAGGAGGACAAATATGAGGTTTGA
- the tnpA gene encoding IS200/IS605 family transposase, with protein MSETIRKSHNVSVLMYHFVCPAKYRRVVIDEDVDRVIKETCEGIQERYEIRFLEVGTDKDHIHFLIQSVPAYSPKKIIQIVKSIIAREVFAKCPQVKKKLWGGEFWTDGYYVATVSEHGNEQIISRYVKEQGQEKNYKTIYKNVEKTKQYSIWDYM; from the coding sequence ATGAGTGAAACAATACGCAAGTCACACAATGTATCAGTACTCATGTATCATTTCGTATGTCCAGCAAAATATAGAAGAGTAGTAATAGATGAAGATGTAGATAGGGTAATCAAAGAAACGTGTGAGGGAATTCAGGAAAGGTATGAAATAAGATTTTTGGAAGTAGGTACAGATAAAGACCATATACATTTTCTTATCCAGTCAGTGCCTGCATATAGTCCAAAAAAAATCATCCAAATAGTGAAGAGCATCATAGCCCGGGAGGTGTTCGCGAAATGTCCACAAGTGAAGAAAAAATTGTGGGGAGGAGAATTCTGGACAGATGGCTATTACGTAGCAACGGTGAGTGAACATGGGAATGAGCAAATCATAAGTAGATATGTGAAAGAACAGGGACAGGAAAAAAATTATAAAACAATCTATAAAAACGTAGAGAAAACAAAGCAGTATAGCATATGGGATTATATGTAG
- a CDS encoding DUF3368 domain-containing protein, with the protein MRRVIVNSTPIIILCNIGLLDILKALYAEICIPEAVYREVTEKDDSACQVLKTALNWIHVEKIANQSDKKMYKAKLHDGEVEVMILAQEGTADDLVVIDDNAAKKTAKYLGLKVTGTIGVLLKAKREGIIPEIASILEKMKKNGFYISESLEQLVLEQAGEQHNI; encoded by the coding sequence ATGCGTAGAGTGATTGTAAATTCCACCCCCATCATTATACTTTGTAATATTGGATTATTGGATATACTGAAGGCGCTCTATGCAGAGATTTGTATCCCGGAGGCTGTGTACCGTGAGGTGACAGAGAAAGACGATTCGGCATGTCAGGTATTAAAGACTGCATTGAATTGGATACATGTGGAAAAAATTGCAAACCAGTCAGATAAAAAGATGTATAAGGCGAAGCTTCACGATGGAGAAGTGGAAGTCATGATTCTGGCCCAGGAGGGGACAGCGGACGATTTAGTCGTGATAGATGACAATGCTGCTAAAAAAACAGCAAAATATCTCGGTCTAAAAGTTACCGGAACAATCGGAGTCCTTTTGAAAGCCAAGAGAGAGGGGATTATCCCGGAGATTGCTTCCATTCTCGAAAAAATGAAAAAGAACGGATTTTATATCAGCGAAAGCCTGGAACAACTGGTACTGGAACAGGCAGGAGAACAACACAATATATAG
- the ltrA gene encoding group II intron reverse transcriptase/maturase produces MGTENRESCSQRDSAERKGYVRAHRSFNRIWKERDSAEPDILSKILNKENLNRAYKRVKANKGAPGVDGMTIEAALPWLRENNYELVERIRKGKYTPSPVRRVEIPKPEGGIRKLGIPTVIDRIIQQAMLQQLMPIYEPLFSKDSFGYRPGRGAKDAILRIKEYIEQGYTRAVVLDLSKYFDTLNHTILLNLLRKQVKDERVVQMVKRYLKSGVMENGVVTETKEGSPQGGNLSPLLANAYLNEFDWEFHRRGVPCIRYADDIVLLAKSERAAERLLESSTKYLEARLKLRVNREKSRTVSVFAIQNFKFLGFCFGKNGTGTYIRVHGTSWKKAKEKLRRLTSRSRCGSIIRTKEKIKVYMRGWLNYYGIADMKKNIESLNGWLYRRIRMCIWKQWRLPKTRMRKLIGLGVDSHYAATIAYDRKGYWFNAGNKAVNWALSKERLINWGFYDLAAAYQSLHTNY; encoded by the coding sequence ATGGGTACAGAAAACAGAGAAAGCTGCTCGCAAAGAGATAGCGCGGAACGCAAAGGGTATGTGAGAGCGCACCGCTCATTCAACCGGATATGGAAGGAAAGAGACAGTGCAGAGCCAGACATCTTAAGTAAGATACTGAACAAGGAAAATCTGAACAGGGCTTACAAAAGAGTGAAGGCAAACAAGGGAGCGCCGGGAGTGGATGGAATGACCATTGAAGCGGCGTTACCATGGCTGAGGGAGAATAACTATGAACTGGTAGAGAGAATCAGGAAGGGGAAGTATACCCCATCTCCAGTCAGGCGTGTGGAGATTCCGAAGCCGGAGGGAGGGATACGAAAGCTTGGTATCCCCACCGTAATAGACCGTATCATCCAGCAGGCAATGCTTCAACAGCTCATGCCAATCTACGAACCATTGTTCTCGAAAGACAGCTTCGGCTATCGTCCGGGACGAGGAGCAAAAGACGCCATTCTCAGGATAAAGGAGTATATCGAACAGGGATACACGAGGGCAGTAGTTCTCGACTTATCGAAATACTTTGATACGCTGAACCATACGATACTGCTGAACCTGTTGAGGAAACAAGTAAAAGACGAAAGAGTGGTGCAGATGGTGAAGCGGTACCTGAAAAGTGGAGTGATGGAAAACGGTGTTGTGACAGAAACGAAGGAAGGCTCCCCGCAGGGAGGAAATCTATCCCCACTCTTAGCAAACGCGTATCTGAATGAGTTCGACTGGGAGTTCCACAGACGGGGCGTACCGTGTATCCGCTATGCAGACGACATCGTACTGCTGGCAAAGAGCGAACGGGCGGCAGAACGACTGCTGGAATCCAGCACGAAATATCTGGAGGCAAGGCTGAAACTGAGAGTGAATCGGGAAAAGAGCCGAACGGTCAGTGTGTTCGCAATCCAAAATTTTAAGTTCCTTGGTTTTTGTTTTGGGAAGAACGGAACAGGGACCTATATCCGTGTCCATGGAACGTCATGGAAGAAAGCCAAGGAGAAACTGCGCAGGCTTACTTCCCGGAGCAGGTGCGGGAGTATCATCCGAACCAAGGAAAAGATAAAAGTCTACATGAGAGGATGGCTGAACTACTATGGGATAGCGGACATGAAGAAAAACATCGAAAGCCTGAATGGATGGTTGTACCGCCGGATACGGATGTGTATCTGGAAACAGTGGAGACTGCCCAAAACCAGAATGAGGAAACTCATAGGACTGGGAGTAGACAGCCATTATGCGGCAACAATAGCCTACGACCGCAAGGGATACTGGTTCAATGCCGGAAACAAGGCGGTCAACTGGGCATTAAGTAAAGAAAGACTGATAAACTGGGGCTTTTATGACTTAGCCGCAGCCTATCAGTCTCTGCACACCAACTATTGA
- a CDS encoding HAD family hydrolase, with protein MRFEAVIFDLDGTLLDSMDVWEKIDICFLQKRGLPVPADYVTEICARSFEEAAQYTIDLFGLSEKSEDIIREWNEMAVYEYAHHVKLSPYALEYLIELKKRGMKLAVATGLPGELFLPCLEHNSVLELFDILCSTDEVKRGKEYPDVFELAAQRLGAAPQHCLVFEDVLLAVKSAKQAGMLVCAVYDKYSARYRVQMEQAADFYIADFRDAPLPDADFEDENEKE; from the coding sequence ATGAGGTTTGAAGCCGTAATTTTTGACCTGGATGGTACGCTGCTTGATTCGATGGATGTCTGGGAGAAGATTGATATTTGTTTTCTACAGAAGCGTGGACTGCCGGTTCCGGCAGATTATGTGACTGAAATCTGTGCCCGCAGCTTTGAGGAAGCGGCGCAGTATACAATAGACCTGTTTGGACTTTCCGAAAAATCGGAGGATATCATCAGGGAATGGAATGAGATGGCAGTTTATGAATATGCCCATCATGTGAAATTGTCGCCATACGCCCTGGAATATCTTATCGAGCTTAAAAAACGTGGCATGAAACTGGCGGTTGCCACAGGGCTGCCAGGAGAATTGTTTCTTCCCTGCCTTGAACATAATTCTGTTTTGGAATTGTTTGATATTCTCTGCTCCACCGATGAAGTAAAACGTGGAAAAGAGTATCCGGATGTATTTGAACTTGCGGCGCAGAGGTTAGGGGCAGCCCCTCAGCACTGTCTGGTCTTCGAGGATGTTCTGCTGGCTGTCAAAAGCGCAAAGCAGGCCGGAATGCTGGTATGCGCTGTATATGACAAATATTCTGCCCGGTACAGGGTGCAGATGGAGCAGGCAGCGGATTTTTACATAGCAGATTTCAGAGATGCTCCTTTACCAGATGCAGATTTCGAGGATGAAAATGAAAAGGAGTGA
- a CDS encoding helix-turn-helix domain-containing protein encodes MRDSYNPEGYHCLIIAILMGVNAREARFLYEHGLNNPISQKILKKKHPKIVRVSTRKERKEVIQQLRSEGYSIEAIADILNCDHSTVKRNSKLKRRFTS; translated from the coding sequence ATGAGAGATTCTTACAATCCGGAGGGATATCATTGCCTTATCATTGCAATCTTAATGGGAGTCAATGCAAGGGAGGCCCGGTTTCTGTATGAACATGGCCTGAATAATCCGATTTCCCAAAAAATCTTAAAAAAGAAGCATCCCAAAATTGTGCGGGTGTCAACAAGAAAGGAGAGAAAAGAAGTTATACAGCAACTGAGAAGCGAGGGTTACAGTATAGAGGCTATCGCAGATATTTTAAACTGTGACCATTCCACTGTGAAACGAAATTCTAAATTGAAAAGGAGATTCACATCATGA
- a CDS encoding DUF5688 family protein — translation MMTLEKFAEAVSSEVAKRLGAGFHVHVLKPVINNGIVQTQLCIEKEGQQFRPSIHLKDFFECYKKGTGLQAIIDEILECYASAPDIPAGMQEIVNDMSFEKIKDKIMCKLVNTHDNASMLENIPNIPYLDLSVIFLSLCEETEEIAATLMITNKHLNYWSVDKEELYQRALVNMVNKYPPVLMKITDMMYVLTNRIHFWGAEVLLYPGLMRYCELHVGKDFLIIPYSVDEVILFPTLGVEDAVVSQELADLIQSINAEEVPADERLSNHAYRYCSAEDKVICI, via the coding sequence ATGATGACATTAGAAAAATTTGCCGAAGCTGTCAGCTCTGAAGTAGCCAAAAGATTAGGGGCCGGTTTCCATGTGCATGTTCTGAAACCGGTTATCAACAATGGCATAGTCCAGACACAGTTGTGCATTGAAAAAGAGGGGCAGCAGTTTCGCCCCTCTATTCACTTGAAAGATTTTTTTGAGTGCTACAAAAAAGGAACAGGGCTTCAAGCGATTATTGATGAGATTCTGGAATGCTATGCATCGGCGCCAGATATACCGGCTGGTATGCAGGAGATTGTAAATGATATGAGTTTTGAGAAAATCAAAGACAAAATCATGTGTAAACTGGTAAATACCCACGACAACGCTTCTATGCTGGAGAACATCCCAAACATTCCATATCTGGATTTATCCGTTATATTTTTATCATTATGTGAAGAAACAGAAGAAATAGCAGCAACCTTAATGATAACAAATAAACATTTGAACTATTGGTCTGTGGACAAAGAGGAATTGTATCAGAGAGCATTGGTCAATATGGTAAATAAGTATCCACCAGTGCTTATGAAAATAACGGACATGATGTATGTGTTAACAAACCGGATTCACTTTTGGGGTGCCGAAGTCTTACTCTATCCCGGGCTCATGAGATACTGTGAATTACATGTGGGAAAGGATTTCTTAATCATTCCTTATAGTGTAGATGAAGTGATTCTGTTTCCGACCCTGGGTGTTGAAGATGCTGTAGTTTCTCAGGAACTGGCGGATTTGATACAGTCCATTAATGCAGAGGAAGTTCCGGCAGATGAACGGTTATCCAATCATGCATATAGATATTGTTCCGCTGAGGATAAGGTTATATGCATTTAA
- the ltrA gene encoding group II intron reverse transcriptase/maturase has protein sequence MDTSSLMEQILSRDNLNAAYLQVVRNKGAAGVDGMTVEELGAYLSENGENIKEQLRTRKYKPKPVRRVEIPKPDGGTRNLGVPTAVDRFVQQAVAQVLTPIFEEQFHDHSYGFRPKRCAQQAVLKALEMMNDGHNWIVDIDLAKFFDTVDHDKLMTIFGRTIKDGDVISVVRKILVSGVMIDDEYEDTVVGTPQGGNISPLLANIMLNELDKELEARRLDFVRYADDLIIMVGSRQAAERVMKSVARFIEEKLGLKVNAEKSRVDKPKGIKYLGFGFYYDSFAKGYKARPHPKAAAKFKAQMKKYTSRSWGVGNGYKIGKLNRLIRGWINYFKIGSMKRLCAKMDGQIRYRLRMCIWKHWKTPKNREKNLIKLGLPPNAAHGISYAKGYARVCRSWNLHICISKERLAKFGLVSMEDYYAEKAVTC, from the coding sequence ATGGACACAAGCAGTCTCATGGAGCAGATATTAAGCAGGGATAATCTAAATGCGGCGTATCTGCAAGTCGTAAGGAATAAAGGAGCGGCAGGCGTGGACGGGATGACCGTTGAAGAACTTGGCGCATATCTTTCGGAAAACGGCGAAAACATTAAGGAACAGTTGCGGACGAGGAAGTATAAGCCGAAGCCAGTCCGCAGGGTGGAGATACCCAAACCCGATGGTGGTACAAGAAATCTTGGAGTGCCAACAGCAGTAGACCGCTTTGTACAGCAGGCGGTGGCACAGGTGCTTACCCCGATATTTGAGGAGCAGTTTCACGACCACAGCTATGGATTCAGACCCAAGCGGTGTGCACAGCAGGCAGTCCTTAAAGCATTGGAAATGATGAATGACGGACACAACTGGATAGTGGATATCGACCTAGCGAAATTCTTTGACACAGTAGACCATGACAAGCTGATGACGATTTTCGGACGGACAATAAAGGACGGAGATGTCATATCGGTGGTAAGAAAGATTCTGGTCAGCGGCGTAATGATTGATGATGAGTATGAAGATACGGTAGTCGGCACACCGCAGGGTGGAAATATCTCGCCGCTGTTAGCAAATATCATGTTAAATGAGCTGGACAAAGAACTGGAAGCAAGGAGGCTGGATTTCGTCCGGTATGCAGATGACCTTATTATAATGGTCGGGAGCAGACAGGCGGCAGAGCGGGTAATGAAGAGCGTGGCTCGGTTTATAGAGGAAAAGCTTGGACTGAAAGTGAACGCGGAAAAGAGCAGGGTTGATAAACCAAAGGGCATTAAGTATCTGGGGTTTGGATTTTACTATGACTCATTTGCCAAAGGGTACAAAGCCAGACCACACCCGAAAGCGGCAGCAAAGTTCAAGGCGCAGATGAAGAAATATACAAGCAGGAGCTGGGGAGTGGGCAATGGTTATAAAATTGGGAAACTCAACCGGCTTATCCGAGGGTGGATAAATTATTTCAAAATCGGAAGCATGAAAAGGCTGTGCGCAAAAATGGACGGACAGATTCGGTATCGACTGCGCATGTGCATATGGAAACACTGGAAAACGCCAAAGAACAGGGAAAAGAATCTTATCAAACTTGGTCTGCCGCCAAATGCGGCACATGGCATTTCATATGCCAAAGGATATGCCAGAGTGTGCAGAAGCTGGAATCTCCACATTTGTATCAGTAAAGAGAGACTAGCTAAGTTTGGTCTTGTATCCATGGAAGACTACTACGCCGAAAAGGCTGTTACATGTTAA
- a CDS encoding transcriptional regulator produces MSFMKEILEKNIPIWEECIATPFIQDLQAGTMPIECFKNYMIQDSIYLKHYARVYGKMIYHAQTLQEIQLYYSILSFVTDTESAVRLQYLEQLGMTDRDMEHIMPLPENQDYIDFLLETAEGGDGKEMLMAVLPCMMSYSYIFRRLAISSTSRNSRYWDFIEDYADDSYAKGCQEWSDFADWKCRGISGAEKAKLSSIFEKASLLVLEFWKMPYRNQNTENRDEMK; encoded by the coding sequence ATGTCATTTATGAAGGAAATACTGGAAAAGAATATCCCCATCTGGGAGGAATGTATTGCAACACCCTTTATACAGGATCTGCAGGCGGGAACAATGCCGATAGAATGTTTCAAAAATTACATGATACAGGATAGTATTTATTTAAAGCACTATGCCAGGGTTTATGGAAAAATGATCTACCATGCTCAAACCTTACAGGAGATTCAGTTATATTATTCCATCCTGAGCTTTGTTACGGACACAGAATCTGCTGTGAGGCTTCAATACCTGGAGCAGTTGGGAATGACGGATAGGGATATGGAGCATATCATGCCGTTACCGGAAAACCAGGATTACATTGACTTCCTGTTGGAAACGGCAGAGGGTGGAGATGGGAAAGAAATGCTGATGGCAGTACTCCCCTGCATGATGAGCTACAGCTATATCTTCCGCAGGCTGGCCATCAGTTCGACAAGCAGAAATTCCAGGTACTGGGACTTTATCGAGGACTATGCGGATGATTCTTATGCAAAAGGATGCCAGGAGTGGTCAGATTTCGCGGATTGGAAATGCAGGGGGATTTCCGGGGCAGAAAAAGCGAAGCTGAGCAGCATCTTTGAAAAGGCGAGCCTTCTGGTACTGGAATTTTGGAAGATGCCGTATCGGAATCAAAACACTGAAAATAGGGATGAAATGAAGTAA
- a CDS encoding phosphoadenosine phosphosulfate reductase family protein has translation MEQYRLFDDFSDKVKRAIQLFQMFEDAAVRYHKDGYYLAFSGGKDSVVLYVLAKMAHVKFQAHYHLTTVDPPELVRFIREAFPDVKVEYPELTMWDLIVKKQMPPLRTARYCCEVLKEGGGEGAFTVTGVRWEESRKRANRDFLEIHKKKGAIYLNCDNEEDRRKLEICSLKGKRILNPIIDWTEEDIWCFIRKYQVPYCCLYDQGFCRIGCIGCPLASIRSREREFERYPKYRDAYIRAFDRMVKARTASGKSKGNWKDGESVFRWWMYGNEKTDKQVAGQMELKDFIDMAA, from the coding sequence ATGGAACAATACAGACTTTTTGATGATTTTTCAGATAAGGTAAAACGGGCAATCCAGTTGTTTCAGATGTTTGAAGATGCTGCGGTCCGGTATCATAAGGATGGTTATTACCTTGCCTTCAGCGGCGGAAAAGACAGTGTTGTGCTTTATGTGCTTGCAAAGATGGCCCATGTGAAGTTTCAGGCACATTATCATTTGACAACAGTAGATCCTCCGGAGCTGGTGCGGTTTATACGGGAGGCATTTCCAGATGTCAAGGTTGAGTATCCGGAGCTGACCATGTGGGATTTGATTGTCAAGAAGCAGATGCCGCCGCTGCGTACAGCACGCTACTGTTGTGAAGTGCTGAAAGAAGGAGGGGGCGAGGGAGCCTTTACGGTGACCGGAGTCCGCTGGGAAGAAAGCAGGAAAAGAGCCAACCGGGATTTCTTAGAGATTCATAAGAAGAAAGGGGCTATTTATCTAAATTGTGATAACGAGGAAGACCGTAGAAAATTAGAAATATGCAGCTTGAAGGGAAAAAGAATATTAAATCCCATCATCGACTGGACAGAGGAGGACATCTGGTGCTTTATCCGTAAGTATCAGGTGCCTTATTGCTGTCTGTATGACCAAGGCTTTTGTAGGATTGGGTGCATCGGTTGCCCTCTGGCAAGCATAAGAAGCCGGGAACGGGAATTTGAGCGATATCCCAAGTACCGTGATGCTTACATAAGAGCCTTTGACCGTATGGTAAAGGCTCGTACCGCCAGTGGAAAATCTAAGGGAAACTGGAAGGATGGTGAGAGTGTGTTCCGCTGGTGGATGTATGGAAATGAAAAAACAGATAAACAGGTTGCAGGTCAGATGGAGCTAAAGGATTTTATCGACATGGCGGCTTAG
- a CDS encoding cobaltochelatase CobT-related protein: MLWVALSETIGASEEQNEVEEEIEGWDGELEGEPESQNQNGKNEELENALEKMRDGQRQEGGEEETEEGTEIDETLSNLLQKIAEEKFLQDEESDLKRNLEEEAADFKLDGIHKDSVIEMHRMTTVPLRLEKEYKMIAPEINRITKRLEASLEDVLERLEGGTQSGLYMGKRLSRGNLYRLDDKIFEKTIKPEDGFSIAFAVLLDLSGSMSSGGRIESAQKAGLVMYTFCRNLGIPVMLYGHTTHDTGYTEVVDIYSFADFDSVDNQDYLRIMSVSTYDCNRDGVALRFVGQKLLNRPEDIKILLMISDGQPYAQGYKGEIAKADLQEAKYSLEKRGVKLFSAAIGDDRKMIEEIYKDGFLNIADFNTMPVKLAGLIARFIR; encoded by the coding sequence ATGTTATGGGTGGCACTTTCAGAGACCATCGGTGCTTCGGAAGAACAGAATGAAGTGGAAGAGGAAATTGAAGGCTGGGACGGGGAGCTGGAAGGGGAACCGGAATCTCAAAATCAGAACGGTAAGAACGAAGAATTAGAAAATGCACTTGAGAAAATGCGAGATGGGCAGAGGCAGGAAGGAGGAGAAGAGGAAACAGAGGAAGGAACGGAGATAGATGAGACATTATCTAATCTTTTGCAGAAAATAGCAGAGGAGAAGTTTCTGCAGGATGAGGAATCGGATTTAAAAAGGAATCTGGAGGAGGAGGCAGCAGATTTTAAATTGGACGGTATCCACAAAGATTCAGTGATTGAAATGCACCGGATGACAACAGTTCCCCTGCGATTGGAAAAAGAATATAAAATGATTGCTCCAGAAATAAACCGAATCACAAAACGGCTGGAAGCATCGCTTGAAGATGTGCTGGAGCGGCTGGAGGGAGGTACGCAATCAGGTCTTTACATGGGGAAACGTTTAAGCCGTGGAAATCTGTACCGGCTAGATGATAAGATTTTTGAAAAAACAATAAAACCGGAAGATGGATTTTCAATCGCATTTGCGGTTCTGCTTGACCTTTCAGGTTCTATGTCATCCGGTGGCAGGATTGAGTCTGCACAAAAAGCGGGTCTTGTCATGTATACGTTTTGCCGGAATCTGGGAATACCGGTTATGCTGTATGGCCATACAACCCATGATACGGGATATACGGAAGTGGTAGACATTTACTCTTTTGCAGATTTTGATTCTGTAGACAATCAGGATTATTTAAGAATCATGAGTGTTAGTACCTATGATTGTAATAGAGATGGAGTAGCACTTAGATTTGTAGGACAAAAACTGCTAAACCGGCCAGAGGATATAAAAATATTATTAATGATTTCCGATGGACAGCCTTATGCCCAAGGATATAAAGGCGAAATTGCAAAAGCAGATTTGCAAGAAGCCAAATATAGCCTGGAAAAAAGAGGAGTTAAGTTGTTTTCCGCAGCAATCGGTGATGACCGTAAGATGATTGAGGAAATATACAAAGATGGATTTCTGAATATTGCAGATTTCAATACAATGCCAGTCAAACTGGCAGGTCTCATCGCCCGGTTCATCAGATAG
- a CDS encoding TetR/AcrR family transcriptional regulator → MNGKFFTLPEEKQKRIINAAYVVFANSSYKKASMSRIAAAGGISKSLLFHYFQNKKELYLYLWENINRISCEIELKYYRETTDFFEIMTQKILARCEFMRTAPDEYLFSIRALFAEPLEIREATGKSYKEVYEDAAGELLGSVDLSVFRPGVDVGMLLEEIDSYLFHSLWQMLSAGKLDPDGLERDFLKRVGQWRIAYLK, encoded by the coding sequence ATGAACGGGAAATTTTTTACGCTGCCGGAAGAAAAGCAGAAGCGGATTATAAATGCTGCGTATGTGGTATTTGCCAACAGCAGTTACAAAAAGGCATCCATGTCCCGGATTGCGGCTGCCGGCGGGATATCAAAGTCTCTGCTGTTCCACTATTTCCAGAATAAGAAAGAGCTGTATTTATACCTCTGGGAGAATATCAACAGGATATCCTGTGAAATAGAATTAAAGTATTACAGGGAAACAACGGATTTTTTTGAAATCATGACCCAAAAGATTCTGGCAAGATGTGAGTTTATGAGAACGGCCCCTGATGAATATTTATTTTCCATACGGGCCCTTTTTGCGGAACCTTTGGAAATCAGGGAGGCAACCGGGAAGTCATATAAAGAAGTATATGAAGATGCAGCAGGTGAGCTGCTGGGGTCCGTGGACCTTTCCGTGTTCCGCCCGGGTGTTGACGTGGGAATGCTGCTGGAGGAGATTGACAGCTATCTGTTTCACAGTCTCTGGCAGATGCTTTCAGCCGGGAAGCTGGACCCGGACGGCCTGGAAAGGGATTTTTTGAAAAGAGTCGGGCAATGGAGAATTGCTTATTTGAAGTAG
- a CDS encoding UPF0175 family protein, producing the protein MCQISIRIPDAVMYDTHMSEEEAAAFARCMVAVGYYTQNNVSIGYCAQIADMTEEEFIKYLGKRKVSIFQFDNNAEFLEELENA; encoded by the coding sequence ATGTGCCAGATCTCAATCCGCATACCGGATGCAGTTATGTATGATACACATATGAGTGAGGAGGAGGCCGCTGCATTTGCCAGATGTATGGTAGCAGTAGGATATTATACGCAGAATAATGTGTCCATAGGATACTGTGCCCAGATAGCCGATATGACAGAAGAAGAATTTATTAAATATCTGGGAAAGCGGAAGGTCAGTATTTTCCAGTTTGACAATAACGCAGAGTTTTTGGAGGAACTGGAGAATGCGTAG
- the ilvN gene encoding acetolactate synthase small subunit yields the protein MKKRWICLFVENDIGVLARISGLFSGKSYNLASLTVGTTEDRTLSRMTISLTSDDRTFEQVKKQLGRCIEVIKVVDYTDIAIHMKELMFVRINNCSDRDIDEIFKISQVFQVSIIDYSPATVLIESVHTENRNNALIALLEKCYANRIEIVRGGSVVVETLSIADR from the coding sequence ATGAAAAAGAGATGGATTTGTTTATTTGTTGAAAATGATATAGGGGTTCTTGCCAGAATATCGGGATTGTTTTCCGGAAAGTCCTATAACCTGGCCAGCCTGACCGTGGGAACAACCGAGGACAGAACGCTTTCCCGTATGACAATCAGCTTAACCAGTGATGACAGAACATTTGAACAGGTAAAGAAGCAGCTGGGCCGATGTATTGAGGTAATTAAGGTAGTTGATTACACGGACATTGCTATTCATATGAAAGAGCTGATGTTTGTAAGAATAAATAACTGCTCGGATCGGGATATTGACGAGATATTCAAGATTTCGCAAGTATTTCAGGTATCGATTATTGATTATTCCCCGGCGACAGTGCTGATTGAAAGTGTGCATACAGAAAACCGTAATAATGCTCTGATCGCGTTACTGGAGAAATGCTATGCAAATCGAATTGAAATTGTTCGAGGAGGCAGTGTTGTTGTTGAAACATTAAGCATAGCTGATCGATAA